One Phocoena sinus isolate mPhoSin1 chromosome 14, mPhoSin1.pri, whole genome shotgun sequence genomic region harbors:
- the DYNLL1 gene encoding dynein light chain 1, cytoplasmic, which translates to MCDRKAVIKNADMSEEMQQDSVECATQALEKYNIEKDIAAHIKKEFDKKYNPTWHCIVGRNFGSYVTHETKHFIYFYLGQVAILLFKSG; encoded by the exons ATGTGTGACCGAAAGGCCGTGATCAAAAATGCCGATATGTCGGAGGAGATGCAACAGGACTCGGTGGAGTGTGCTACTCAGGCATTGGAGAAGTATAATATAGAGAAGGACATTGCGGCCCATATCAAGAAG gagTTTGACAAGAAATACAACCCCACCTGGCACTGCATCGTGGGGAGGAACTTCGGTAGTTATGTGACACATGAAACCAAACACTTCATCTACTTCTACCTGGGCCAAGTGGCCATTCTCCTGTTCAAATCTGGTTAA